A window of candidate division KSB1 bacterium contains these coding sequences:
- a CDS encoding polyphosphate polymerase domain-containing protein, whose translation MTNGVEQLTKSYERVGGINGASKGYARSHGASSFKKPPIPPEARTLAMKIPVTCETDNMFCVCAPRREYKYFVNEKALPALRRDLLHFLKYDEHAGQAEDHKYTVRSLYYDTPSLRYYNEKLDGIGRRTKIRLRRYESATGKPSGWFLEAKEKFDDLCAKSRAKIDTEALHESMKSRGWPDLKRIEFPNEAACQSFQLAIQSCNLEPKVLVLYDREAFVDPHSDLRVTIDTDVRAIAASNPYQEIGSEVPIMNRPVFEIKFRDTIPAWLNAIMRKNGVVRESISKYCRGVEAAMPFFLKRRYAASANEIVPRRLAAFFNPSYAYEFARRA comes from the coding sequence ATGACGAACGGAGTCGAGCAATTGACGAAGAGCTATGAGCGGGTCGGCGGCATCAACGGTGCGAGCAAAGGCTATGCGCGCAGCCACGGCGCGAGCAGTTTCAAGAAACCTCCGATACCTCCGGAGGCGAGAACCCTCGCCATGAAAATTCCGGTGACGTGCGAGACGGACAACATGTTCTGCGTGTGCGCGCCGCGCCGCGAATATAAATATTTCGTGAACGAAAAGGCGCTGCCGGCGCTGCGTCGTGATCTGCTGCACTTTTTGAAATACGACGAGCACGCCGGCCAAGCCGAAGACCACAAATATACCGTGCGCAGCCTGTATTACGACACCCCGAGTCTGCGTTATTACAACGAGAAACTCGACGGCATCGGCCGCCGCACGAAAATCCGTTTGCGCCGCTACGAAAGCGCGACCGGCAAACCCTCCGGCTGGTTTTTGGAGGCGAAGGAAAAGTTCGATGACCTCTGCGCCAAATCGCGCGCAAAGATTGACACGGAGGCGTTGCATGAGAGCATGAAGAGTCGCGGCTGGCCCGATCTGAAAAGAATCGAATTTCCCAACGAGGCCGCTTGCCAATCGTTCCAGCTCGCGATTCAAAGCTGTAATCTCGAGCCGAAAGTTTTGGTGTTGTATGATCGCGAAGCCTTCGTCGATCCGCATTCCGACCTGCGCGTGACCATCGACACCGACGTTCGTGCCATTGCGGCGAGCAATCCCTACCAGGAAATCGGCAGTGAAGTGCCGATCATGAATCGCCCGGTGTTCGAGATCAAATTCCGCGACACCATTCCGGCGTGGCTGAACGCGATCATGCGCAAGAACGGCGTCGTGCGCGAGTCGATATCGAAATATTGTCGCGGCGTCGAAGCGGCGATGCCGTTCTTTCTCAAGCGCCGTTACGCGGCTTCGGCCAATGAAATTGTGCCGCGTCGTTTGGCGGCTTTCTTCAATCCCTCTTACGCTTACGAATTTGCAAGGAGAGCATAA
- a CDS encoding carbohydrate binding family 9 domain-containing protein produces the protein MGNKLFLWLSAITFFAASATAQNRATAAVPAQRLTVAIEIDGKLKEKAWKSAKRLSAFVQREPDAGKAVSEKTEVAMFYDESHLYLGVWCYDRQHEHLTAQKMQRDFDFSTEDNFIVVIDTYNDERNGYLFVVNPNGAMADALVTDNGKRVNKDWDGVWQAAAIVHKLGWFAEIAIPFSTLKFDATREIWGVNFERNIRRKREQAVWQGWSQDANIEQVSRAGNLTNLKGLRRSNALVLRPYSLGGFDRTRGLASNAIADAGGDLDYLITPALKLNVTLNPDFAQVESDRAQVNLTRFSLKFPEKRKFFLEGRDVFDFGLGDNMQPFYSRRIGLAGNGSEVPVLGGVRMLGKSGRATLGGMVLQSARRDTIPSTNYAALRWRQDVLAQSSFGLIATTKSAPGNFNASFGGDYLFSTSNLFGGKNFLAGVAYAMSHTSRAEQRSGNAQRAFLSYPNDFIEFEASWERAGAAFNPEVGFLRRKSYRLLVTELEINPRWRARRLPWLRQLEFKPVELDYYRDDATGALQSLALEFRPFGFSTKSRERFKFNVQRFAENLNEEFEIVNALTVSPGRYWFTRYEAELSTFTGRSVSGALTVNWGDFYNGRRTEWAGNLVWRMNRFWSFGCDYQTNLIALPGGNFRLHEAGTRADFALNPSLFGALFAQWNNEDEAALLNFRVQWIPKPGADFFFVVNQNLDAAGNKWRGTNTTVLTKLVWHFAFSGSSEPQAPAPKTRMVIKRRRESRK, from the coding sequence ATGGGTAATAAGCTTTTTTTATGGCTCAGTGCCATTACATTTTTCGCAGCCAGCGCGACGGCGCAAAATCGCGCGACGGCCGCGGTTCCGGCGCAGCGCCTGACTGTTGCAATTGAAATTGACGGCAAGCTGAAAGAGAAAGCCTGGAAGTCCGCGAAGCGCCTCTCCGCTTTTGTGCAGCGCGAACCGGACGCGGGCAAAGCCGTGAGCGAGAAAACCGAGGTGGCGATGTTTTATGACGAGAGCCATCTCTATCTCGGAGTATGGTGCTATGATCGGCAACATGAGCACCTCACCGCGCAAAAGATGCAGCGCGATTTTGATTTCAGCACCGAGGACAATTTCATCGTTGTCATCGACACCTACAACGACGAGCGCAACGGTTATCTCTTCGTCGTCAATCCCAACGGCGCCATGGCCGACGCGCTTGTCACCGACAACGGCAAGCGCGTGAATAAAGATTGGGACGGGGTGTGGCAGGCCGCGGCCATCGTGCACAAGCTCGGGTGGTTTGCGGAGATTGCGATTCCGTTTTCCACTTTGAAGTTCGACGCGACGCGGGAAATTTGGGGCGTGAATTTCGAGCGCAACATTCGCCGCAAACGCGAGCAGGCGGTGTGGCAGGGCTGGTCGCAGGATGCGAACATCGAACAGGTTTCGCGCGCGGGCAATCTCACGAATCTGAAAGGCTTGCGCCGCAGCAATGCGCTGGTGTTGCGGCCTTATTCGCTCGGCGGCTTCGACCGGACGCGCGGTCTCGCGAGCAACGCAATTGCGGACGCGGGCGGCGATCTCGATTATCTCATTACGCCGGCGTTGAAGCTGAATGTGACGCTGAACCCAGATTTCGCGCAGGTGGAATCCGATCGCGCGCAAGTGAACCTCACGCGCTTCTCGCTCAAGTTTCCGGAGAAACGCAAATTCTTTTTGGAAGGCCGCGACGTTTTTGATTTCGGCCTCGGGGACAACATGCAGCCGTTCTATAGCAGGCGCATCGGGCTTGCCGGCAACGGAAGCGAGGTGCCGGTGTTGGGCGGAGTGCGTATGCTCGGCAAGTCCGGGCGCGCCACACTGGGCGGCATGGTGTTGCAAAGCGCGCGGCGCGATACGATTCCCTCCACGAATTACGCGGCCTTGCGCTGGCGACAGGATGTGCTCGCGCAATCGAGTTTCGGCCTGATTGCCACGACCAAAAGCGCGCCGGGAAATTTCAACGCTAGCTTTGGCGGCGATTATCTGTTTTCGACATCGAATCTTTTCGGCGGAAAAAACTTTCTGGCGGGCGTGGCTTATGCCATGAGCCACACTTCCCGCGCGGAGCAGAGGAGCGGCAACGCGCAGCGCGCGTTCCTGAGTTATCCCAATGACTTCATCGAATTTGAAGCCTCGTGGGAGCGCGCGGGTGCGGCGTTCAATCCCGAAGTCGGATTTCTACGACGCAAAAGTTATCGCCTGCTCGTGACCGAGCTTGAAATCAATCCGCGCTGGCGCGCGCGGCGTTTGCCCTGGCTCCGGCAATTGGAGTTTAAGCCGGTGGAGCTGGATTATTATCGCGATGATGCAACCGGCGCGCTGCAATCGCTCGCGCTCGAATTTCGCCCGTTCGGTTTTTCCACCAAAAGCCGCGAACGCTTCAAGTTCAACGTGCAGCGCTTTGCGGAAAATTTGAACGAAGAATTTGAAATCGTCAACGCGCTCACGGTTTCGCCGGGCCGTTATTGGTTCACGCGCTACGAGGCCGAGCTGAGCACGTTCACAGGACGCTCGGTCTCCGGCGCGTTGACGGTGAACTGGGGCGACTTTTACAACGGCAGGCGCACGGAATGGGCGGGCAATCTCGTGTGGCGCATGAATCGTTTTTGGAGTTTCGGTTGCGATTATCAAACCAATCTCATCGCGCTGCCGGGCGGGAACTTTCGTCTGCACGAGGCGGGCACGCGCGCGGACTTTGCGCTCAACCCGAGTCTGTTCGGCGCGCTGTTCGCACAATGGAACAACGAAGACGAGGCCGCGCTGCTCAATTTTCGCGTGCAGTGGATTCCCAAGCCGGGCGCGGATTTTTTCTTCGTGGTGAATCAAAACCTCGACGCCGCGGGGAACAAGTGGCGGGGCACGAACACGACGGTGCTGACGAAACTCGTGTGGCATTTCGCGTTCTCAGGCTCTTCCGAGCCGCAAGCACCCGCGCCGAAAACGCGCATGGTGATCAAGCGCAGGCGGGAGTCCAGGAAATAA
- a CDS encoding tetratricopeptide repeat protein — translation MAGKKNKKSQRTIVTPHDFYWEHLMSWLGKAQPAPGGWGVLLQELQTLLASLLEEKNAGQRLGYFERALTVLFERFAEISGTPQEIEVQLKVGQAYENLGAWDHALAAYQRAIALCDALRFIPQKSQALRWAGNVYSKQNLWQQAEQAYQESLQLCLRAGDVAGQAQAANSLGILCFEQGELAQARARWEQALELAEKAHADNLIAVIYNNLGALANVQGRWDQALSYYGESLPRFEATGDMSSMASTYHNMAMSYADNANWAEASIYYEKSFRLAQQLGDVHLQTLVKLNRVELYLAIGDAALAEVLCQQVLQAYQRMHDHLGEADACKFLGMINAKKRAWTKAKRHFEKSIRLALEFHHPLGEAEARWEYGRMLKQKGATQNAREQYEQALALFRKVNARVEVEKVQREIKSYF, via the coding sequence ATGGCAGGCAAAAAAAACAAGAAGAGCCAACGAACGATCGTGACGCCGCATGACTTTTATTGGGAGCATCTCATGAGTTGGCTTGGCAAAGCGCAGCCTGCGCCTGGCGGTTGGGGCGTGCTTTTGCAAGAGCTGCAAACGCTGCTGGCCTCTTTGCTTGAAGAAAAAAATGCCGGGCAGCGCCTCGGCTATTTTGAGCGGGCGCTCACGGTTTTGTTCGAACGGTTTGCCGAAATAAGCGGAACGCCGCAGGAAATCGAGGTTCAGCTTAAAGTTGGCCAGGCTTACGAAAACCTCGGCGCTTGGGATCATGCGCTGGCAGCCTATCAGCGCGCCATCGCGCTTTGTGACGCGCTTCGCTTCATCCCCCAAAAAAGCCAGGCGTTACGCTGGGCTGGCAATGTCTATTCGAAGCAAAATCTTTGGCAGCAGGCGGAACAAGCCTATCAGGAAAGCTTGCAGTTGTGCCTGCGGGCCGGAGATGTGGCTGGCCAGGCGCAAGCCGCCAATAGTTTGGGCATTCTTTGCTTCGAGCAAGGCGAACTGGCGCAGGCCAGAGCGCGCTGGGAGCAGGCGCTGGAGCTTGCCGAAAAGGCGCATGCCGATAATCTCATTGCCGTGATCTATAACAACCTCGGCGCCCTGGCCAACGTGCAGGGCCGGTGGGATCAAGCGCTTTCGTATTATGGTGAAAGCCTGCCGCGCTTTGAAGCCACCGGCGACATGAGCAGCATGGCGAGCACCTATCACAACATGGCAATGAGCTATGCCGACAACGCCAACTGGGCCGAGGCGAGCATTTATTACGAAAAAAGCTTTCGCCTCGCGCAACAGCTTGGCGACGTGCATCTGCAAACGCTGGTCAAGCTCAACCGCGTCGAATTATACCTCGCCATCGGCGACGCGGCGCTCGCGGAAGTGTTATGCCAGCAAGTTCTGCAAGCTTATCAGCGCATGCACGATCATCTTGGCGAGGCCGACGCGTGCAAATTTCTCGGCATGATCAACGCCAAAAAGCGCGCGTGGACAAAAGCGAAGAGGCATTTTGAGAAGAGCATCCGCCTCGCGCTGGAATTTCATCATCCGCTCGGCGAAGCCGAAGCGCGCTGGGAATACGGCCGCATGTTAAAGCAGAAAGGCGCGACGCAAAATGCCCGCGAGCAATATGAGCAGGCGTTGGCGCTCTTCCGCAAAGTCAATGCCCGCGTGGAAGTTGAAAAAGTGCAACGGGAGATCAAAAGCTACTTTTGA
- a CDS encoding glycerate kinase, which yields MSPHVLIAPSGFKESLGAEEVTEAIAKGVLRALPSAKIMKAPLVDGGEGFTKALVEATGGTLHELTVTGPVGQPVASFFGFLGGKQEKRTAVLEMAAAAGLRLVPRDLRDPLVTTTYGVGELIKAALDHGAERILVGCGDSGTNDGGAGMAQALGVRLLDEHENEIGLGGNELIKLRRIILSHRDPRLQHTQIDVACNWHNVLCGPKGVARVFGPQKGASPETVERLAAALDNFADVIVRYLGIDARFMPGGGASGGLGAGLHALLGAKLHPRYDVVMQYLQFDDLLGCADLVFTAEGSLDYQTPAGKIPAEVGRRAKQHGLPVIALAGTIGKDAEINFAHGIDSFTSILEAPCTLVEAIDRAPLLVKHAAECAMRMIMVGAQLKPKFASRFFMQ from the coding sequence ATGTCTCCTCATGTTTTAATCGCCCCTTCGGGGTTCAAGGAAAGTTTGGGTGCGGAAGAAGTAACGGAAGCGATTGCGAAAGGTGTTTTGCGCGCGCTGCCCTCCGCGAAAATTATGAAAGCCCCTCTCGTCGATGGCGGCGAGGGCTTCACGAAAGCGCTGGTCGAAGCGACCGGCGGCACGCTGCACGAGCTGACGGTGACCGGCCCGGTCGGCCAACCCGTGGCTTCTTTCTTCGGTTTTCTCGGCGGCAAACAAGAGAAGCGCACTGCAGTTTTGGAAATGGCCGCAGCCGCCGGCTTGCGTCTCGTGCCGCGCGACTTGCGCGACCCGCTTGTGACCACCACCTACGGCGTGGGCGAACTGATCAAAGCCGCGCTCGATCACGGCGCGGAGCGCATTCTGGTTGGCTGCGGTGACTCGGGCACGAACGATGGCGGCGCAGGCATGGCGCAAGCGTTGGGCGTGCGCTTGTTGGATGAGCATGAAAACGAAATCGGCTTGGGCGGCAACGAGCTGATCAAGCTGCGGCGCATTATTTTATCGCACCGCGATCCTCGTTTGCAACACACCCAGATCGACGTTGCGTGCAACTGGCACAACGTGCTTTGCGGGCCCAAAGGCGTGGCGCGCGTATTCGGCCCGCAAAAAGGCGCCTCACCGGAAACCGTGGAGCGACTCGCCGCGGCGTTGGATAATTTCGCGGACGTGATCGTGCGTTATTTGGGCATTGACGCGCGCTTCATGCCCGGCGGCGGCGCCTCCGGTGGGCTGGGCGCGGGCTTGCACGCGTTGCTCGGCGCGAAGCTGCATCCGCGTTATGACGTGGTGATGCAATATCTCCAATTCGACGACCTGCTCGGCTGCGCGGATCTCGTTTTCACCGCGGAAGGCAGCCTGGATTATCAAACGCCCGCCGGAAAAATTCCCGCGGAGGTGGGAAGGCGCGCCAAGCAACACGGCCTGCCGGTCATCGCCCTCGCTGGCACCATCGGCAAAGACGCGGAAATCAATTTTGCGCACGGCATCGACTCGTTCACGAGCATTCTCGAAGCGCCCTGCACGCTCGTCGAAGCGATCGACCGCGCGCCGTTGTTGGTGAAGCACGCCGCGGAATGCGCGATGCGCATGATCATGGTGGGCGCGCAGCTCAAGCCCAAGTTTGCATCGCGGTTTTTCATGCAATAA
- a CDS encoding DUF5662 family protein — protein sequence MAYDSKQDTVMHIVRVQELMADICERLALRAELHDASKLAEPEKSAFDAHAPQRSRCIYGSEKYNGHLDELHAALAHHYAHNSHHPEHYRDGVNGMSLLDLLEMFCDWKAASEKHRNGSLARSIKINRERFGLSEQLLNIFENTRRELKW from the coding sequence ATGGCTTATGACAGCAAACAGGATACGGTAATGCATATTGTGCGCGTGCAAGAGTTGATGGCGGATATTTGTGAGCGGCTGGCGTTGCGCGCAGAGCTACATGACGCCAGCAAGCTCGCGGAGCCGGAGAAATCCGCCTTCGATGCGCACGCGCCGCAGCGCAGCCGCTGCATTTACGGCAGCGAAAAGTACAACGGCCATCTCGACGAACTGCATGCCGCGCTCGCGCACCATTACGCGCACAACTCGCATCATCCCGAACATTATCGCGACGGTGTCAACGGTATGTCGCTGCTCGATCTCCTCGAAATGTTTTGCGATTGGAAGGCCGCGTCGGAGAAGCATCGCAACGGCAGCCTCGCGCGCAGCATCAAAATCAACCGCGAGCGCTTCGGCCTCTCGGAGCAATTGCTGAATATTTTCGAGAACACGCGGCGCGAATTGAAGTGGTGA
- a CDS encoding OprO/OprP family phosphate-selective porin → MCQMHAEKTPRCFAAVWPQRVQKFLIYATALLIGGAATAQESQNSKVRPKNAGKQTAAVKQQLADADESKAAPAAAKSNHELSEEVADLRARLDGLTQKLAEQEKKLAERKITVEKNAAAGWREKRPFIRSDDGNRQLEFIGYGQADFRAYQRGRVPVNGFVMRRARLGIRGKLYQHYEFNMVGDFADTESALLRNLYVNIEFLDALQFRIGQFKEPFSQEELHSSGYLDFVERSMVNNLVPGRSPGAMIWGELLGGAMLYQLGAFNGKGVLAANTSNTPEAVARLRFSPWVNAKRSWLEGLSFGGAYADGRTKNEKSLRGRTESRSITFFSAVPVNGDFTRANAELTYVTGPFAYRTEYVRTRQERKGLGPNGGDLPAIIAKGYMAQMTFLLTGEDKPEEGVLVPRHGVLNAGGEKSGLGAWEIKLRYSSLRVNDGALNPRAEVCSTGLNWYLSNYVKYVVDVNLERFGHPAISPRANKKNFMTILARVQFLL, encoded by the coding sequence ATGTGCCAGATGCACGCAGAAAAGACGCCGCGCTGTTTCGCCGCTGTTTGGCCGCAACGGGTGCAAAAATTTTTGATATATGCCACGGCGCTCCTCATTGGCGGCGCTGCAACAGCGCAAGAATCTCAAAATTCGAAAGTCAGACCCAAAAACGCCGGCAAACAAACGGCGGCGGTGAAACAGCAGCTTGCCGATGCCGATGAAAGCAAAGCCGCACCAGCCGCTGCTAAATCCAATCACGAGTTGTCGGAAGAAGTCGCCGATCTGCGCGCCCGTCTGGATGGATTGACGCAAAAGCTCGCCGAGCAGGAAAAAAAGCTGGCCGAAAGAAAAATCACCGTCGAAAAAAACGCGGCTGCGGGATGGCGCGAGAAAAGGCCGTTTATTCGCAGCGATGATGGCAATCGCCAGCTCGAATTTATCGGCTACGGTCAGGCGGATTTTCGCGCCTATCAACGCGGCCGCGTTCCTGTCAATGGCTTCGTCATGCGCCGCGCCCGTCTCGGCATTCGCGGCAAGCTGTATCAACACTATGAATTCAACATGGTCGGCGATTTTGCCGACACCGAAAGCGCGCTGCTGCGGAACTTGTACGTCAACATCGAATTTCTCGACGCCTTGCAATTTCGCATCGGCCAATTCAAAGAACCGTTCAGCCAGGAAGAATTGCACAGCTCGGGCTATCTCGATTTCGTCGAGCGCTCGATGGTCAACAATCTCGTGCCCGGCCGCAGCCCTGGCGCGATGATCTGGGGCGAATTGCTCGGCGGCGCGATGCTCTATCAACTCGGCGCTTTCAACGGCAAGGGCGTGCTCGCCGCCAACACGAGCAACACCCCCGAAGCGGTCGCGCGTCTGCGCTTCTCGCCGTGGGTGAATGCGAAGCGGAGTTGGCTGGAAGGTTTGAGCTTCGGCGGCGCTTATGCGGACGGCCGCACGAAGAATGAAAAAAGTTTAAGAGGCCGCACCGAGAGCCGCAGCATCACCTTCTTCAGCGCGGTTCCGGTGAACGGCGATTTCACGCGCGCCAACGCCGAGTTGACTTATGTGACCGGCCCGTTTGCGTATCGCACCGAATATGTGCGGACACGGCAAGAGCGCAAAGGCCTCGGGCCGAACGGCGGCGATCTTCCGGCGATCATTGCAAAAGGTTACATGGCGCAAATGACTTTTTTGCTGACCGGCGAAGATAAACCCGAAGAAGGCGTGCTCGTTCCGCGGCATGGCGTGTTGAACGCCGGCGGCGAAAAGAGCGGCCTCGGCGCGTGGGAAATCAAATTGCGTTATTCCAGCCTGCGCGTGAATGACGGTGCTTTGAATCCGCGCGCCGAAGTTTGCAGCACCGGCTTGAATTGGTATTTGAGCAACTACGTGAAATACGTCGTCGATGTCAATCTCGAGCGCTTCGGCCATCCGGCGATCTCACCGCGAGCGAACAAGAAAAATTTTATGACGATTTTAGCGCGCGTGCAGTTTTTGCTTTAA
- a CDS encoding SLC13 family permease: protein MNPKPGAVSTTNLPSKSLPFTSRDLFVGVIALAVSATIWLGLPEINAHARIAFITFALAVIGWIGTEIDDTYIALAAALVFSATGIDEPNEFFETLGDSTIWLLLASFVMAAAVTHSGLSRRLTAQVAAYAKSVNQLFYLLTVVLMLTAFLIPATSGRAALMVPIFAAFASGINNKRVTVALALLFPTVIELSAIASLIGAGANLVTAEILWRMGGEHFSFSRWMMLGLPFALVSCFASTWVILHLFLNREERGQRLDLRGAKLNDKGEAAAATFSRKEWHVLAVGTAVMLLWSTEALHGLNSTIIAILGALAVTMPTLGVISFKEGIKGVNWTLLLFMAATLELGEALIESGGAEWLVQNLFTLLHGSGFTSALIVAGAIAVIALLSHLLITSRIARTSVLIPPVVLLGVSLGYNPTTLAFIATAAAAFCLTLPTSAKPVAMFSQLEGATYQPRDLLKLSGALLPLHLVLLLGFAFFVWPMMGLNLKQSLPASAPNAPAWQLQSLLPRPQPERATKVQAYASAGLLQLGKYDFAQRAGAAGGTSRAASADKPFQNYPRRNLHAKP, encoded by the coding sequence ATGAATCCAAAACCGGGAGCGGTTTCAACGACCAATTTGCCGTCCAAGAGTTTGCCATTCACCTCCCGCGACCTTTTCGTCGGCGTGATCGCGCTCGCCGTGTCCGCGACGATTTGGCTCGGCCTGCCCGAAATCAACGCGCACGCGCGCATCGCGTTCATCACCTTCGCGCTTGCCGTCATCGGTTGGATCGGCACCGAGATCGACGACACGTACATCGCGCTCGCCGCGGCGCTGGTGTTCAGCGCGACCGGTATTGATGAGCCGAACGAATTTTTCGAAACGCTCGGCGACTCGACGATTTGGCTGCTGCTCGCCTCGTTTGTGATGGCCGCGGCGGTCACCCACTCGGGACTCTCGCGCCGCCTCACCGCGCAAGTGGCGGCTTACGCAAAATCCGTCAATCAACTTTTTTATTTGCTCACCGTGGTGTTGATGCTCACCGCGTTTTTGATACCCGCCACCTCGGGCCGCGCTGCGCTCATGGTGCCGATCTTCGCCGCGTTCGCGAGCGGCATCAACAACAAACGCGTCACGGTTGCGCTCGCGTTGTTGTTCCCCACGGTGATCGAGCTTTCGGCAATCGCCTCGCTCATCGGCGCCGGCGCCAATCTCGTGACCGCGGAAATTCTGTGGCGCATGGGCGGCGAGCATTTCAGCTTCAGCCGCTGGATGATGCTCGGCCTGCCGTTCGCGCTCGTGAGCTGCTTCGCTTCCACGTGGGTGATCCTGCATCTGTTTCTCAACCGCGAAGAACGCGGACAACGGCTTGATTTGCGCGGAGCAAAATTAAACGACAAAGGCGAAGCGGCCGCCGCGACTTTTTCGCGCAAAGAGTGGCACGTGCTCGCCGTCGGCACCGCGGTGATGTTGCTGTGGTCCACCGAAGCGCTGCACGGCCTCAACAGCACGATCATCGCGATTCTAGGCGCGCTCGCAGTGACGATGCCGACGCTCGGCGTGATCTCGTTCAAAGAGGGCATTAAGGGCGTCAATTGGACGCTGCTGTTGTTCATGGCCGCCACGCTGGAGCTTGGTGAAGCGTTGATCGAATCCGGCGGCGCGGAATGGCTCGTGCAAAATCTTTTCACGCTGCTGCACGGCAGCGGCTTCACCTCCGCGCTGATCGTCGCCGGCGCGATTGCGGTGATCGCGCTGCTCTCACATTTGCTCATCACCTCGCGCATCGCGCGCACCTCGGTGCTGATTCCACCGGTGGTGCTGCTCGGCGTGTCGCTTGGTTATAATCCCACCACGCTCGCGTTCATCGCCACCGCGGCCGCGGCGTTTTGTTTGACCCTGCCCACGAGCGCGAAGCCGGTGGCGATGTTTTCGCAGCTCGAAGGCGCGACGTATCAGCCGCGCGATCTGTTGAAATTGAGCGGCGCGCTTTTGCCGCTGCATCTTGTGCTGCTGCTCGGCTTCGCGTTTTTTGTGTGGCCGATGATGGGCTTGAATCTCAAGCAATCTTTGCCCGCTTCCGCGCCGAATGCGCCCGCGTGGCAACTACAATCGCTTCTGCCCCGGCCGCAACCTGAGCGCGCGACGAAAGTGCAAGCCTACGCGAGCGCAGGCCTGTTGCAATTGGGAAAATATGATTTCGCGCAACGCGCTGGCGCGGCCGGCGGTACAAGCCGAGCCGCCTCCGCAGACAAACCGTTTCAAAACTATCCGCGGCGCAATCTGCACGCGAAGCCGTGA